A region of the Meles meles chromosome 18, mMelMel3.1 paternal haplotype, whole genome shotgun sequence genome:
GAACTCTCCAGGCCTTGGACCCCTGGACCAGATGCGGACCTTTCCCAGGAAAATGTCCAAATTGCACAGTTAGATGTACACACATTCTTACAAGTACGAAAGGAGTGTACACTCATGACTTTGTAAATATATTCACGGATTCCCGGCCCGTCCCCGGATTCCTGACTATGGAACGCTGCCCTATTATCTGGTCACCTCACCAACGGCGCAAACATGCCCACACACGTCCCTCACTGAGGGGCCATATCCCGCCTAAATGGAGCCGGCAGGACTTTCCCTGTGCAAAGCTGCAACGGATTCTGCCCCATCTGCGTAGACTGCGCAGCGCGAAGTGGAAGATTCGTTCTGGACAGAGAGGAGGCACTCAGAGAGTAGCGACCCAGCCAGGAGCAGGGTCGTGAAGAGAAACCCTGTGGGGGCGGCGCTCGTTTGCAAGCCGGGTAAGGGAGCTGTGAAAGGACCGGCTTGGAGAAGTAGCAAAAAGGTCGTGGAGGCCAAACCCCTCTGGCTGGTCACTAATCGGCATTGCTCCAAGCCATCAGGCTTTACATGCCAGGTCCAACAGTGCTGCGACAAGGTGCCCTGTGACTGGGTGTGTGCAGTGGCTGGGCAGTGTTGCCTAGGTCACTGTGGGATGTGGGCTGCACGCGCCTACCATGCGGGCACAGGGCCCGCGCTGGCCGAACTCACCCACACTTATATAGGATGTGCGGGCAAGAGTGCCATCCATGTGTAGTATGTGGTCCTTCTTGTCCTTTAGAACGTGACCACCAGGAATCAGTCTGAACGTCAGCTCCCGAGCCCGATTCAAGGCAGGTGTGTGGCCGCTTCACTCACTGGGCGCACTCCTGAAGTTGCGGATCACGCCGTGCAGTGTGCACCACCGTACTGggcgcaacacacacacacgcccgtgcgcgcgcgcacacacacacgcacacacacaccacgggGCGGGGGAAATAGTGGGGCTGGCGAAGAACGAagactggggtggggtggtggatTCAACCACAGGTGCGCCCAGACACTCCGACCCCCACACTCGTTGCTCCGAACTACTGAACTTGGGAGACGTACGCTCCGGAGAAACGGAAACAAACTCTTAAGAACGCGGCATAGAGCGGAGAGAGGATGCCGCTGTTTAGGATGAGGGAGACTTGGGTCTCCGGTACCGGATGCGGCGAAAATTCGTTGGGTCGCGGGTCACGGATTTGGGAACCGGGATCGGCCCACGCCGTGCCGCCCGGTGCTTGGAGGAAGATGCGCACACCTTCCTAGCCCCGAGCCTTTCCCGGCTGTCGGAGGGCTCAGGGCTGGATCCGGGACGCAGACAGATACTGGGCTGATTCCGGGCTTGCCGGGAACTCCACGTTCCTCCTGAGTCTTCctgaggggtggggggcgcgggcTAAGAGGTCCCCGCGTTTCCCCAGCGCCAGGCCGCGTCCCACTCCCGCCCACGCCGGCCCCACCGGGGTTCTACCACCGCTCCACTCACCGGCTCCCGCCACCTGGGTTCGGCTCCAGGACCTCGGCCGCCCGCGCCTCCCGACTCGCCCGCCCACCGGCCTCTCTTTTCAGTCCCAGCAGGAGTGCAGGGGCCCCGGGCTGCGCTGCGGCCGAGAGCGGGGTCGGAGGCCAAGCTGGGGCGCGGGCCAGAGCGGCTGGGCCGCCAGGCGAGGAGAAGGAGGGCGCCCCCTCTCCTCTCGGGGCCGTGTCAATGCTTTGCACTTGGAGACTGCGTGCGGCTGGGGGTCcttccccagggctctgggaccCGGGCGCCCCCCGCCTCAGGCCCTTTCCGCGGGTCGGGTCGGCCCGCCGCGCTTTCGCGTCCGGGCGCAGGCAGCCGCCGGCGCGGGCGGCCGGGtgggggccggggcagggggaggggtctcGGGGCCCGCTGGCCCGTCATTGgttaatattttattctgttgACATGTTTTCTTACTGCTGAGGCTTCCGACACCTTCTCCCCGGCCCCCCCTCCCGGCCGGAGCTTGGCTTGAGCTGTCAAAACCCCGCCCCCGGAGACCCACAATTGGTCCAAAAAGCGTAAAATCAGCAATCAAGGGGGGCCTGGCTCGTTAGCGCAGGGGATCCGAGCAGGGCAGGACATGTGAGATAGTCACAGTTTTCCAGAGATCACGACAAGATCTAACCAGTCGCGCGTGGTCCCCGGCGCCGGAGcgggccagcccagcccagccccgcgCAGAGCCCCCGCCACCCCCGCGCCTAGAGCCCCGCGCCCCTCGCCGTGCGCCGGACGGGGAGCCGGGAGGAGCCGCCGCCGCGCCTGCCACCCGGGTCGCCCTTCCTCCGCGCGCGCCGCCGCCCGGGCCGGGGGTCCGAGCCGcgcgcccccggccccggcccctgGGCGCCTGGGCCGGATGTCCCGATGAGAGAGCCGGCGCTGGCGGCCAGCGCCATGGCTTACCACCCGTTCCACGCGCCACGGCCGGCCGACTTCCCCATGTCCGCCTTCCTGGCGGCGGCGCAGCCCTCCTTCTTCCCGGCGCTCGCACTGCCGCCCGGCGCGCTGGCCAAGCCGCTGCCCGACCCGGGCctggcgggggcggcggcggcggcggccgcggcggcggcggcggccgaggcGGGGCTGCACGTCTCGGCACTCGGCCCGCACCCTCCCGCCGCGCATCTGCGCTCGCTTAAGAGCCTGGAGCCCGAGGACGAGGTGGAGGACGACCCCAAGGTGACGCTGGAGGCCAAGGAGCTGTGGGACCAGTTCCACAAGCTGGGCACCGAGATGGTCATCACCAAGTCCGGGAGGTAGGGCGGCTGGCTGGCCGGCGGGCATGCAGGCGGGAGGGCAGCCTGGGGGACCCGACAGCACCCACCGGCGCCGACCCGCCGCTCCCGGCTCCGGCCGGGCGCCACGCTTAGCTCCCACAGACAACCAAGTTgacttttctcatttagcactgagcgaattttttaaaactaaaacacCAAAGTTCCCCGAATGAAACAAAACGAAAACACGCTCCTAAATAATAGTCCCAACCTTTCTGAGTCTCAAAGCCGAGGAGGCCCTGCCGCTCGGCCGGGCGGGTCTCCGAGATCTCGGCTGCGGCTCCTCAGCCCTGCCGCTTGGCTCTCCTGCCTCCGGGTCTGACTCTCGGAGCTCTGGGGAGATGCAGCATCTCCCGGACTGTCCTCTGACCCGGGAACCCAGAATGAAACTCACACCATGCTAGGCCCAGGCTGGCCAGCGGATTCCAGCCCGCCATTCCGTTCTGGCAGTGAGCCCCAAGCGGGCCCAGCTGCAGCCTGACCTGGGCTGGGAGCCTTGTGCAGGCCCAAGGAGTGAGAAGCCCCCTACTCCCACACTGCTCCAGCCTTAAAGACTGAAGAAAATCACAGTTCCGAGCCCCTCCACCGTTCGACTCAGCCATCAAGAATCCAGGCCTCAGGTTCACCCTCTTCCCCCGAAGCGCAAGGTTCTCCTTCGGCTGTAACCCAGTTCCCCAAGCAAACatcttctggttttatttttgggAGTTGCAGTCCCAGTGGGCATATCCCCCgaatgaatttgggggagattCAAAAGAAGCAGGTGTATTTCTAGGGGGCCTGGGTTTTCTGGACATTGACTTTCATCTCAGATGAGGGAGAAAGACAGTCACCAGACCTGAGGATGTGAGAATAGGGCCCATGGGAAACCATATAATAAGAGAGGGTTTGACCAGCAGAAATGGGCTCCCCCAGGAATAACAACCACAGGTGGGGTCTCCCAGGCAGTCATATGAGGGCAGAGGAGCGACAACAGGGAAACTCAGATGGGGAAGTTCCTGGCAATAGTGTATGCCTGGAGTGGGGTCCTCAGACATAAAACCGGGTTCCACGGagtcttcccctttccctttctcgCAGGCGGATGTTTCCTCCCTTCAAGGTGCGAGTCAGCGGCCTGGACAAGAAGGCCAAATACATCTTGCTGATGGACATTGTGGCCGCTGATGATTGCCGGTATAAGTTCCATAACTCGCGCTGGATGGTGGCGGGCAAGGCCGACCCAGAGATGCCCAAACGCATGTACATCCACCCGGACAGCCCAGCCACAGGAGAGCAGTGGATGGCCAAGCCTGTGGCCTTCCACAAGCTGAAACTGACCAACAACATCTCCGACAAGCATGGCTTCGTGAGTGCTGAGCAGGCGCAGGAAAGGGGGTCGGACACTGCATCCGGCTccgcagggggtgggggcgggagagCAGGCTGCAGGATTCCCCAGAGGGGAGCGCTGGCCGAACCCTCAGAGTGCCCCTGCTCGGGTCACTGCCCTGTGGCCCATGCTGACTGAGCCTGGGCCCAGAGGGCTTCGTTCTCCAGGCCTGGGGAATGAAGGGGTTGTGGGGCGGCCAGCTTCAGGCTGCTCACGATCTCGGCTGGGGTCCGGCCTTCCAAAGCTCTTCCTAGAGCCCAGCGGGAGGCAGGTGTGACCGGTACTCATTTGTGCAGCCTGTGTTCTTTAACTGCTGAGTTTGGAAGTCCTGTCCCCGACCTCAGCTTTTCTTCACACTTTCCCTTGACCAATGTCCCCATTTCCCCTTCAAACTGGGAGATTCAAAAGTTAAACCAGTCCCCTTCACATCCTAAgactcctttctctcctcctacaGGCAGATGCCCCACCAGGAGGAGGGAGTTTTGGGGGTtctctcagtttcttcctgagcCAGGCCCCCCGCAGTGAATGGGAGGGGGGAGTTGGGGCAAAAGGGACTGCCCATTGCTGAGCCCCTGGAAGGTCCAAATCTTCTGTCCGTGGAGTTACTAGGGGCTTAGCAATGATTCCAGGAAGAGAGGTTAAGAGTGGAGTTTTattgggtttttattttgttttatttgttttcaactgggatacattttttaagtggagagagaaagaaactgcaataaagaaaactgaggggaaaaaatagaagaaaaagaaatataggcaagaaaaagagcagagaacacaggagaaaatcgccaaggaggggatggaggaggcagacgaagaaagacagagagacttGGAAAGAGGTGGGACTCCCAGGGAGTAGAAATGCTGGGGCCAAAGCCTGGGGGCTGCCGACTGACCCGCACCCTCCCCACAGACGATCCTGAACTCCATGCACAAGTACCAACCGCGCTTCCACATCGTGAGAGCGAACGACATCCTGAAGCTGCCCTACAGCACCTTCCGAACCTACGTGTTCCCTGAGACCGACTTCATCGCGGTCACTGCCTACCAGAACGACAAGGTGCGCTGCGTGGGCAGCGGGTCCAGTCCCTGCACTGATACCCCCTTACACCTGCAGGCTCCAAATCTTcactcaccaccacccccccactcaGCCCCCAGGACCCACCCTGCACCCTCACAGCTCCCTCCCCAGCACCAAGTCTTGCACTGTAAGCGCAGCACCCACTGAAATCCCCAGGCTCCCTCCCAGTTCCGCAATGCGCACACACAGGTTCCCCGGCCGGGGGAACAGCTGGGCGCTCGTTGGGGTGGGGATGTTTACTTAGCAATTAGCAGAGACCCCCGGACCGCGctgacatttttacattttattcgtttatttctTGGCTCAGAGATGGGGATTTAAATGAAGAGAGGGAGCCGGAGGCAATCTACCCTGGCTTCTCGGAGGCTGGGAAACCAGCGAGAGAAACCTAGGGCAGAGGGTGGGACAGGTGACACAGGTTCCCAAagttcccctcccccatccgTCCAGGCCCTGAACCCTTTGGGAAGTGTTTAGAGACTTTTCCTTTAAGTTAAAGGGGTTTTTCTTCTTGCTGCTTTTCTACGCCCTCTCTCTAGAGGGGCGGAGAAGCACTCCCTCTGGGCCTGTGCCCATGTGTACCCCTCTCCGGAGAGTGTCCAAGTGCTCAACCGgtcattctttttgtctttgtgaaACGATGTGTATGCGGGTAGGCGGGCAACCTTTTGGGCGCCTTGGGTACGTGTGGAGGTGTGTGGATTCCTTTGGTTCCGTGGCACGTGTTTGTTTTGTCTGTGTATACTTGCGTGTGCGTGGGCCCGTGACTGTGATTTTCGCCTGTGGCGTGGACCAGCATGTGCTCTGCTGTCCCTGTGCGCGCCTGCTCCTACGCCGGGTTTGTTTAACCTGAGTGACCGAGCGGGCCCGGGTGCATGCTTAGGCAGATCCCGACTCTGCGCACAGCTCTGGGCTTGTGTGTGCAAGATAAGAGAATACGCCTCGAATGAAGTTTTTGGAGGAGGAGAGACCCTGTGCCTTCCCGCGAGGCCCGCCAGCCGGCCTCACCTCGCCTTCCGGCTGGGAGCGCCCTGTCCCAGGCGGGCGGGTACCAGGTGGCCCTTCGCCGGGCTCTCCTCCGCGCCGGCAGCCTCTGACCTCGGGGTGCCCCAGGCCAGGCTGGAGGAGCCGCTTCCTGACCTGGCGCCGCCTCCTCGGTCCCCCGCAGATCACGCAGCTGAAGATCGACAACAACCCGTTTGCCAAGGGCTTCCGCGACACCGGGAATGGGCGGCGGGAGAAAAGGTGAGGGGCGAGCCGGGCGGCTCTGGGGAGGGTGCCTGAGCGAGCAGGCCGCGGGGTTGTGTGCGCGCGCCTCTGACCCGCTCCCTCGGCTCATCCCCAGGAAGCAGCTAACGCTGCCGTCCCTGCGCCTGTACGAGGAACACTGCAAGCCCGAGCGCGACGGCGCGGAGTCGGACGCCTCGTCTTGCGACCCCGCCCCCGCGCGGGAACAGCCACCCTCCCCGGGGTCAGCGCCTAGCCCCCTGCGCCTGCATCGGACCCGAGGTAAGGGTCGAGTAGTCGGACcgggggggtggaggaaggaCGGAGGGGAGGGTCTCCTCCGGGGGCCCGGCTGGCTCTTTGCTGAGCGTCGGGTAACCGGGTAACCTTAGGGCCCGGGGGAAGCGTCAGCACTGTGTCTGGGTTGGGGCATCCGACCCAGGCCTTCCCTGGGAGGGTGGTCCCCGATAGCTAGAAGATCTGGCTGGACTCCGAGCCAGGCCCCGggtgctgtgtgactctgggagTGAGTTTCCTTTACATGGCTCAGTTTCTCCAACAGTAATATGGGGCCTTAAATTAGGTGACGTGCAGCTGCCCCCTGCCCGACGAGGAGCTAGAAGCTCCTTGGATGCGGCTTCCCTGAGAGCGGGGCTTTCCCAGTCTCTCCGACCCAGCCCAGACGCGGGGGAGGCCTCGCTGGTGTATCTTCCCGGGCTCCTGTGACCTCGCGCGTCCTCTCTCCCCGCAGCCGAGGAGAAGTCGTGTGCCGCGGACAGCGACCCAGAGCCGGAGAGGCTGAGCGAGGAGCGCGCGGGGCCGGCGCTAGGCCGCAGCCCGGCCCTGGACAGCGGCAGCCCCCCTCGCTTGACCGAACCTGAGCGCACCCGGGAGCGGCGCAGCCCCGAGAGGGGCAAGGAGCCGTCCGAGAGCGGCGGGGACGGCCCATTTGGCCTGCGGAGCCTGGAGAAGGAGCGCGCCGAAGCGAGGCGGAAGGACGACGGGCGCAAGGAGGCGGGCGAGGGCAAGGAGCCGGGCCTGGCGCCACTGGTGGTGCAGACGGACAGTGCGTCCCCCCTGGGCGCCGGACACCTGCCGGGCCTGGCTTTCTCTGGCCATCTGCACGGGCAGCAGTTCTTCGGGCCGCTGGGGGCCGGCCAGCCGCTCTTCTTGCACCCGGGACAGTTCGCCATGGGCCCCGGAGCCTTCTCCGCCATGGGCATGGGTCACCTGCTGGCCTCGGtggcgggcggcggcggcagtGGTGGAGGAGGCGGGCCAGGGACCGCCACCGGGCTGGACGCAGGCGGGCTGGGTCCCGCGGCCAGCGCGGCAAACACCGCCGCGCCCTTCCCTTTCCACCTCTCCCAGCACATGCTGGCATCTCAGGTAAGGCCTGTGATcgggagggagaaagagtgaggTGGGCATAAGGCCTGAGGGCGCCATGGGTGCTCTGAGTTCCCAGCCAGCAATGACTCTGTCCTGGGGAGACCCGACAAACACTCTCCAGGATGCCTAGATTCAGGGGAGACTAAGACTGTAGGTCTAGGGTCTGGCCAGGACACTGTTTCTTacttgtgtctgactcttgacaaGTCCCTGACCCTCTTTGGGGTTCCTTCCCTATGCCTTAAGCACAGAGTGGCACCCATTAGACTCTTCCTCTGACAGACTGGATTTGCTTCTGACGTTGGGAAGGCCGCTTTCCTGGCCTCAGGACACTTCTTTTGGAGGCAAAAGCTCTTGGCTCACTGTCAGTCCCTGAAAGGCTATGATGCCTGGAAAAAGGGAGTAGAAAAATTTGCAGTATTTTCTGGACAACTGACCGCCACAAAGACCCACCTCTCAGATGCCTCTGGCTCCTTTCAAGCCCTCTAGGAAGTCCTCTGACCTGACAAAGGACAGGGCTGTTCCTTCCCCCCACCTTGGGTCTCCCAACTCCGTCAGCCACATATCTCAGGAAAGAGGAGTTCAGTTCCCCAGGTCCAGGCTGAAATCCTGAGCTCCCAGGGGAGACTTTCTGAAACTGGCCAGCAGCAAAATGCGGAGATCCAATGGGGAGAGCAGCGGTCTCTGGTTGTTTGGGTGGAATATTCCCTGTGGAAAGATTTGGAATCTCTAcattcattttcttccctctgaGGTTTCTGGCAAAGTGAACCCTTGAGATCTTATCTTAAGGGAGGGAAAATAGGAGTTCAGGTCTGAGAAGACTCCTTTGGTTCcgaagcaaatatttttaagagggGGAAGGGGTTTCTGAAATGGGTTTTTAACAGAGCTCAGTGTCAGGGATGTGTGGAGTGAGTGAAGCACTCACATCACGTATGTGTGGCTCTGAGATGGCAAGGAAGCCTCGGGGAAAATGGAACGTAGGGCCTGGAGGTTTAACCTACATCCTTGATTCTGTGTATATGTGAATGCCTCCTCCCCAGCATGGGCGTCCGAGAGGTTGTGCGGAAGCCAGCCTTCCAGATACAGCCTGGGCCACAGGTGCAGGGCCAGGTGGAGAATACCCAGCACTCAGGAGGCTTCATGCTAGTGGTTAAGTTCCTGAACCAGGGTTGCCTGACCCTAGCCCTCAGGTAGAGCCAATTTTGGGGAGATCTGaagcctccctccttcctccccacctgaGATGCCAGGACTGAATGCCCAGTAGGGCTTGACCTTTTTGGGAAGGATGTTTGCTTATTCCTGACTAAgctacttctttccttctccctgcctgAGCCAGGCCTGAGGCTCCCTGGAAGCCCAGCGCAATCAGCTCCCTGCACTCCTCCCCATACCTCCATACTCCGGGGAGGGAGCCATTATCTCAAAGGTCAGCTAATCCAAAAGTCAGGCCTCATGGACTCAGACGGTGTTTGTCTGGGGTTTCCTGGCTACTGTGCTCTCCACAGGCAGACTTTGCATTCCTTCCTCAGCTGCCACTGAGGAGGGGCCAGGAGTTCTCTGTAGAATATCCAGGCCAGTTTATAAATGGATTGGCATCTATGCTCTTCTCCTGGCCCAGGCAGGAGATCCCTGGGCAGTCAGGCAGGTAAAAGGAGAATTTATAGggctcctcccctctcctgcctgtGCTTCCTCAGTCCTTTGGGGgcacctccagaaagaagggctgGGGAAGACAGTGTTCTAAGTGAGCAGAACTTCCCAAGACAGCCAAACCTGCCTGCTTgccacctggctctctgcctgcccagTTTCCTGCCTCCAGGCCTTTGCCCATGCTAGTGCAGCCACCTGGCATGTCTTTCCCTCACTCTTACTGTAATACCTGGCCCAGAGCTTGATGGCGCCAGACCTTTGCATCATACTCAGAAATGAGCGCCCTTCTACCTGGGGTTGACCGCAGCACATCGGCTCATGCCTACCTGCGCTGCTTGGGGTTCCGGTTCTGGGAGCTCTGGGCTTATATTCCTAGAAACGtagggcagggatgcctggggtAGCACCACCCCCAGCACCCAGCTTACCCTCGGAACACCTCCGGCAGGATGCCTAACCCTTgtcttgttctgtttctttcaggGAATCCCAATGCCCACTTTCGGAGGCCTCTTCCCCTACCCCTACACGTACATGGCAGCTGCTGCGGCCGCGGCGTCTGCTCTGCCCGCCACCAGTGCTGCGGCCGCAGCTGCCGCCGCCGCAGGCTCCCTGTCCCGGAGCCACTTTCTGGGCAGTGCCCGGCCCCGCCTGCGTTTCAGCCCCTACCAGATCCCGGTAACTATCCCGCCTAGCGCCAGCCTCCTCACCACTGGGCTGGCGGCGGAGGGCTCCAAGGCTGCAGGCGGCAGCAGCCGGGAGCCCAGCCCCCTGCCGGAGCTAGCTCTCCGGAAGGTTGGGGCCCCTTCCCGGGGTGCCCTGTCACCCAGCGGCTCAGCCAAAGAGGCGGCCAGTGAACTGCAGAGCATCCAGAGACTGGTGAGTGGGCTGGAGAGCCAGCGAGCCCTCTCCCCCGGCAGGGAGTCGCCCAAGTGAGGGGGCTGCCCAGCTGCTCCGCTGCCACGCAGACCTCCCGGGCTGCCTGCCCCTGCTGCTTGGGACGTGTACAGCACAGAAtgggtatttatttaaataaaggagCAAAAGCAGGCTGCAGCAGCCGGAATAGAGGCCCGACCAGCCACCCGGGGCCTGGGACATTTCCCTGGGCCTCACAAGGAATCCGGCTGCCGGGAACACAGTCGCTTAGGAACCACTGGTCACGGGCCAGATCCGCTCCAGTGTCAAGGTGGTACTGGCCAGGGGCACCTCTGGGTCCTCCAGCGCTGTGGGGAGGCCTCGTCCTCCCGCCCATCTGTCTCTTCTAGAGCCAGAAGGTGCAGGAGTCAGGGATGGGAGCCTGGGAGAGAAGCCCAGAGCACCTAGTCTTGGGCCTGGACCGCTTGAGAATCTGCAGTGAGGGATGCTGGGCTCAGTGAAGACTGAAGTCAGTGTAGACTTGAGCTGGGAGGGACCTGTTCCTTTAGTCCTCCCACTTCTTCCCCCCAAAAAGACAGgcgcccctcccacccctggaTCAGCGGAGGGAGTGGCACTTCGGCCTTGAGTCtccagggggggaaaaaaagatatttatgaaataaatggtAATTTGTGTAAATAAGCTTTAAGGTTCCCAGAATATGCAAATTGGTATTAATTTATTCAAAGGTGTACATTGCGGTGTACATAATATCTAGAGATTAACTCAtagcatttaaattttcttttcattttacatgAGCATCTATATTGTACAGGGctggttgggggcggggggggtccTTGGCTGCGGGAGAAGCCCCGAACCCCGGAGGAACTCCCACCCGCCAGCCCCtcggctcccccccccccccacgcccgggcTTTGCTCGCCCGGCCCGCGGGCTCCACCTCAGGTTTTCACTTTTCGCTACGGAGCGAGACGAAAAGACAAAAACGCGAGAAAACAATAAAACGCTGCAATGCGAAGTGAACGGCGCTGTGCGCTCTGTGGGCCGCGTGGGGCAGGGGGCGCAGCGAGTGCGTAGGGAGGGGCTGGAGGCGGGGACAAAACGTTGGGCGCCCCCTGCTCGGCAGCAGCTGCACGCCGGGAGCGGCAGCGGGCTGGGGCCGCGGGCGGAGCTGCGAGGCCGGGCGGCGCCGGCGAGGGCCGCGGGCTGGGCCGGGAGGCGCCGAGCAGCATCGAGCCCCCCGAGCTTCGCGCACGGGCAGCCTCCCGGGCCGGGGGCCGGGCTCCCTCTGCTGGCCGCTCGCCTCTGGCCG
Encoded here:
- the TBX2 gene encoding T-box transcription factor TBX2, with translation MREPALAASAMAYHPFHAPRPADFPMSAFLAAAQPSFFPALALPPGALAKPLPDPGLAGAAAAAAAAAAAAEAGLHVSALGPHPPAAHLRSLKSLEPEDEVEDDPKVTLEAKELWDQFHKLGTEMVITKSGRRMFPPFKVRVSGLDKKAKYILLMDIVAADDCRYKFHNSRWMVAGKADPEMPKRMYIHPDSPATGEQWMAKPVAFHKLKLTNNISDKHGFTILNSMHKYQPRFHIVRANDILKLPYSTFRTYVFPETDFIAVTAYQNDKITQLKIDNNPFAKGFRDTGNGRREKRKQLTLPSLRLYEEHCKPERDGAESDASSCDPAPAREQPPSPGSAPSPLRLHRTRAEEKSCAADSDPEPERLSEERAGPALGRSPALDSGSPPRLTEPERTRERRSPERGKEPSESGGDGPFGLRSLEKERAEARRKDDGRKEAGEGKEPGLAPLVVQTDSASPLGAGHLPGLAFSGHLHGQQFFGPLGAGQPLFLHPGQFAMGPGAFSAMGMGHLLASVAGGGGSGGGGGPGTATGLDAGGLGPAASAANTAAPFPFHLSQHMLASQGIPMPTFGGLFPYPYTYMAAAAAAASALPATSAAAAAAAAAGSLSRSHFLGSARPRLRFSPYQIPVTIPPSASLLTTGLAAEGSKAAGGSSREPSPLPELALRKVGAPSRGALSPSGSAKEAASELQSIQRLVSGLESQRALSPGRESPK